CGGCGCAGCACGGGCGTGGGCGCCGGGCGCCCCGCCTCGCGCAGAGCATCCGCGACCAGCATCTGAAGGTGGTCCCGAAAGGCCGCATAGGTCCGCGCGTGCACAGCGTGCATCTCGGCGCTTTGCTGCACATGGGTCAGGAAGCCCGCCCAGAGCGAGACAGCTTGGGTGCTGACGATGGGCGCGCGCAGGCCGGCCTCGATAAACGCCGTCAGCCGCGCGGCGGCACTGCCGCCTTGCCCCGGACCCTGCCCCGCCTCGCTTGTCGCGCGGGTCAGATCGTCCATGTGCCGCTCGTAGGCGGCGCTCAGCAGCGCGTCCTTGCTGTCGAAGTAATGCCGGATGAGGCCCGGGGTCACCCCCGCCCGCGCCGCGACCGCGCGGGTGGTCGCGGCGGTGATCCCCTCCTCGGCGATGATCGC
This portion of the Roseovarius nanhaiticus genome encodes:
- a CDS encoding TetR/AcrR family transcriptional regulator; translation: MSPDRKPFRRIGPDQRREAMIDAMLAIIAEEGITAATTRAVAARAGVTPGLIRHYFDSKDALLSAAYERHMDDLTRATSEAGQGPGQGGSAAARLTAFIEAGLRAPIVSTQAVSLWAGFLTHVQQSAEMHAVHARTYAAFRDHLQMLVADALREAGRPAPTPVLRRHAIACNAVIDGLWLEGGMLPGAFGPDELASIGREAIGAMLDLPLNDAAQVTRTEEVTS